The Glycine soja cultivar W05 chromosome 8, ASM419377v2, whole genome shotgun sequence genome has a window encoding:
- the LOC114423713 gene encoding dolichol-phosphate mannose synthase subunit 3-like produces MKHIVKILTLVMAITALWVGLLQTSMIPCSHTWLLPIYFVVSLGCYGLLMVGVGLMNFPTCPQEALLLQKDIVEAKEYLKQKGVDVSSS; encoded by the exons ATGAAGCATATTGTGAAGATTTTGACATTGGTAATGGCCATTACTGCGTTATGGGTTGGCCTTCTACAAACTTCTATGATTCCATGCAGCCATACTTGGTTG TTACCCATATATTTTGTTGTGTCTTTAGGATGTTATGGTCTTTTAATGGTTGGAGTTGGTCTGATGAATTTTCCAACCTGTCCTCAAGAAGCTCTATTATTGCAGAAG GACATTGTTGAGGCCAAGGAATATCTGAAACAAAAAGGAGTTGATGTTAGTTCCAGTTGA